GGTCACGCACCGGGAAGTCGAACGCGCGCGGCGTGCCCCAGCGCCGCAGTTCCACGTTGCCGGATTCGTCCGCGCCGACCGGAACACTCTCGTGCGGCAGGTTCGGCACCGCCTGCAGCATCGATTGCAACCGGGCCTGCAGCGCGTCGAGTCGTGCCGCGCAGTCGTCGAGGTCACCCTTCAGCGCCGCGACCTGCGCCATTAACGCATCGGCACTCTCGCCTTTCGCCTTGTGCTGTCCGATCTCCCGGCTGGCGCGATTGCGCTCGGCCTGCAGCGCTTCGGTGCGGGTCTGCAGTGTCTTGCGTTCGGCCTCCAGCGCCCGGAATGCGGCGACGTCCAGAAAATTCTGTGGATTGCGGCGCGTCTGCAGCCGCGCGACAACGGCCTCGATGTCCGTTCGTAACAAGTTGATATCCAGCATGGGACAATTCTAGGGGGAGCCGCTTGAGCGGCCTTCTTTGGCGGCAGAATCGGCAGGTCAGGATCAACGCGGCGGCGCAAGCCGCTGCCACAGCACCGGTGCGAGTCGAACCCTATCTGTTCTTTGACGGCAATTGCGAGGACGCCTTGGCGTTCTACAGTCGCTGCCTCGGCGGCGCGGTGGTCGATCTGCAGCGCTACCGCGGCTCGCCGATGGAGTCGCAATTGCCGGCGGCCTGGCGTGACAAGGTGATGCACGCGAAGTTCGAGGCCGACGGTTACCGTTTCATGGCGAGTGATCGCACGCCGGGCCAGCCGTTCGGCGGCCACGCCGGCTATTCGATGGCGGTCAATGTGCCGGGCGACCCGGTGCGCGGAGAACAGGTGTTCAGAGCGCTCGCCACCGGCGGCCTGGTGACGATGCCGTTCGCGACCACCTTCTGGGGCGCGCATTTCGGCATGCTGGTCGACAAGTTCGGCGTCGGCTGGATGGTGAACTGCGAAATGGGCGGCGGGCCACCCAACTGAACCGGCGTTGCGCCGCGATTTGAAAGAAATCGCGCCGTAGCCCGCATCCGGTCTTCGGTACTAGCTATATATTCAATAGCAAATCACGCGCTGGCCGCTCGACCGCACCCGCTCGGGGATTAGTGACTGGAGTCCTTTGCGTCGAGCTTCATGCCCTTGGGCATCGGGAACTTGACGTTCTCGCGGATGCCGTCCATGCGCCGCACCGAGGCCGCGCCGAACGACTGGATGCGCGCGATCACCTGCTGCACCAGCAGCTCGGGCGCCGACGCGCCGGCGGTGAGTCCCACCCGCGCCTTGCCGGCGAGCCATTCGGGCCGCAGCTCGTCGGCGTTGTCGACCATGTAGCTCTCGGTGCCGAGCTTGCGCGCGACTTCGCGCAGTCGGTTGCTGTTGGAACTGCTGGGGCTGCCGACCACGATCACGACATCGACCTGCGGGCTCATCCATTTCACCGCGTCCTGCCGGTTCTGCGTCGCATAGCAGATGTCCTGCTGCTTCGGCTGGCGCACGTTCGGAAAACGCGCGGTCACCGCCGCCATGATCTCGGCCGCGTCGTCGACGCTGAGCGTGGTCTGCGTGACGACCGCGAGCTTTTCGGTCTGCGCGGGCTGCACCTGCGCGACGTCGGCGACGGCCTGCACCAGATGAATGCCGCCGTCGAGTTGGCCCATCGTGCCCTCGACTTCCGGATGGCCGCGGTGGCCGATCATGATGAATTCGTAGCCCTCGCGCGCGAGCTTCGCGACCTCGACATGGACCTTGGTCACGAGCGGACAGGTCGCATCGAAAATCTGAAAACCCCGCGCCGCGGCCTGCTGCTGGATCGCCCGGCTCACGCCATGCGCGGAGAACACCAGCGTCGCGCCGGCAGGCACCTCATCCAGCGACTCGATGAAGATCGCGCCGCGC
This genomic interval from Burkholderiaceae bacterium contains the following:
- a CDS encoding VOC family protein, translating into MRVEPYLFFDGNCEDALAFYSRCLGGAVVDLQRYRGSPMESQLPAAWRDKVMHAKFEADGYRFMASDRTPGQPFGGHAGYSMAVNVPGDPVRGEQVFRALATGGLVTMPFATTFWGAHFGMLVDKFGVGWMVNCEMGGGPPN
- a CDS encoding 4-hydroxy-3-methylbut-2-enyl diphosphate reductase, yielding MSAARPPEGARTEVRQRGGIPVDEQQRDSAADPQEILLAEPRGFCAGVDRAIAIVERALEKFGAPIYVRHEIVHNSYVVNDLKSRGAIFIESLDEVPAGATLVFSAHGVSRAIQQQAAARGFQIFDATCPLVTKVHVEVAKLAREGYEFIMIGHRGHPEVEGTMGQLDGGIHLVQAVADVAQVQPAQTEKLAVVTQTTLSVDDAAEIMAAVTARFPNVRQPKQQDICYATQNRQDAVKWMSPQVDVVIVVGSPSSSNSNRLREVARKLGTESYMVDNADELRPEWLAGKARVGLTAGASAPELLVQQVIARIQSFGAASVRRMDGIRENVKFPMPKGMKLDAKDSSH